DNA sequence from the Vibrio sp. BS-M-Sm-2 genome:
TCTTTCAACAGACCAAAGCAGCAGACTAAAACAACAAAGGGGCAAGGTTATCTAACCTTGCCCCTTTTCGATCCTACGCCATTCTAACGACTCAACGCAGACGTTATCTGCTCTATTTCTTCTAACACATCAACGCCGTTATATTGAGGAGCAAGAGATAGGTCTTGAATGCTCACCGTTTCAACCGACTGTTTATCCGAACATTGAAGTACTAAGTCTCCCTTTGGTGAATAAACTCGGCTTCCACCACGGTACGTTGCGGTAAACGCATCAACCACATCTTGCCCAACACGGTTACACGTTACAATGTGGCAACCTTCTTCTAATGCCCTCGCCTGCCCAATGGCAAAACTGTGGTGACCACCAAAGTTGGCTGGATGAAGAATAACGTCGACCGACTGATAAGATCTCATGATCTCTGGGAACCAAATATCGAAGCAAATCGCGACACCAAACTTTAAGCCTTTGTGCTCAAACATTAGGTGTTCATCCCCTCTCGAGAAATACTGCTTATCGAATTTGGTTTGACTGACTTTTCGGTATTTATGGCGTAGCCCCGTTCCATCAATAACAGCAACGCTATTGTAATATTGACCTTGGTCTTCCTCTGCAATACCAGCAACAATCAAGGTTTCATGCTTTGCTGATAATCGCGACAAAGAATCAATAGTCTGGCTATTGGCGAAGTTTTCACTCAGCTCATGAACTTCTGACGCTTGGTTAAAGATGTAACCCGTAGAGAACAATTCTGGTAGCAAAGTAATGTCACCGACAGAGGCTTGAGAATCTAAAAGATCCGAAACCAGAGCGAGGTTTTTCTGTTTGTTTTTGTATTCAACTTCAAGCTGAACAAGAGTGATACTGACATCATTCAAAATCGAATCCTTACTGGGTAACACAAATCAGACGCAGAGTAAGGGAATCCCCCTTCTCTTTCCTGCTTCAAGCCAAATCGTTGAAGCAAGCGCACACTCTCAAGGCTGTTTGGCTTATCTAATCCACCAACTTAGGTTCAGGTAATACAGGTGGCGTGCTGTCCATGTAAGTTAAGAAGTTTTCCCACACTTCATGTGTGCGTTGCTTGGTTAGCTTAGTCTTACAAGAAAGCGCCATCAGCCCACGGATAGAACCGTCACGCCATTGGGTATACACAGAGTCACAATGCGCTGTCATATAGGCTTGCCAACTCTCCTGCGCGCTTTTGATTGAACTGACTAGCTCAGCATCATAAGAGTTGTGTTCAAAGCTGGCTGCTAAGTATTTCTCAAGCTCCAACTGCGCCGATTCAAGCTCAAGTGCGGCACAGTGATTAATCTCTAGCGTGTTCATTGCATTCTCGCAATCGACAACATCATCTGATGCTAATGCTAG
Encoded proteins:
- a CDS encoding lysozyme inhibitor LprI family protein, encoding MKKLLSIVLLTFMPLLALASDDVVDCENAMNTLEINHCAALELESAQLELEKYLAASFEHNSYDAELVSSIKSAQESWQAYMTAHCDSVYTQWRDGSIRGLMALSCKTKLTKQRTHEVWENFLTYMDSTPPVLPEPKLVD
- a CDS encoding carbon-nitrogen hydrolase family protein, translated to MNDVSITLVQLEVEYKNKQKNLALVSDLLDSQASVGDITLLPELFSTGYIFNQASEVHELSENFANSQTIDSLSRLSAKHETLIVAGIAEEDQGQYYNSVAVIDGTGLRHKYRKVSQTKFDKQYFSRGDEHLMFEHKGLKFGVAICFDIWFPEIMRSYQSVDVILHPANFGGHHSFAIGQARALEEGCHIVTCNRVGQDVVDAFTATYRGGSRVYSPKGDLVLQCSDKQSVETVSIQDLSLAPQYNGVDVLEEIEQITSALSR